In Gossypium hirsutum isolate 1008001.06 unplaced genomic scaffold, Gossypium_hirsutum_v2.1 scaffold_962, whole genome shotgun sequence, the genomic stretch TTAAGTGCGCTAAGAAGAATGATTGTTAGTTTACTATCAAGTAGGAATTGGAATCTAGATCATTTTTGGATGCTAAGTTTTAAGGCATGCTTCCAAGTTATGGTCAGCAGTAGGCTCATGAAGGTTTGGCGTCTAACACTCTTAATGAGCTTGCTTGAAAAGGTTTAGGTGATTAGTTGCAGTAGGTCTATCTTTGGCTGACCTCATCGGTAATCCCTTGTGCGGATTACGAGCCTTATTCtatgtaaaatatgaaatttaagtttGATGGCATGATTTCTTAATGACTTATtagagaaaaaataatttaattatcctGTTTTTTACCCACAATATTGGTTGAGATGAGTTCTATATGCAATTCTCTTGTCTTGAGGGCTTCAGTTTGACTTTAATATGTGAAATTATTACTTGAAGTATATAGAATAAAAGCATTAATATGAATGAGCAAAAAGAACCCAAGAAAACTGGAAAGTGACTCCAACTGTAAAATTTGGTTCGGGTAGTTAAACAAATTTGGTTTTTGCTTCAGAAGCTTAAAACCGCAATTATTCAAACAAACCAAaacctattttttatttaatttatactcAGTTTCTTATTTTTTGATGGTATAAAACTCGTATTTTATGCCTAAATTATTGAAAAACActatataaaaaaagtattttaaaatttaaaagaccaGTGAACTGAACTGTTAAAAAAACCAGATTATTGCTAATTAATTGCATTTTTTTTCCAAACCGAACTGAACCGTTATCACCTCTATTATTCACACGATATGTATTATACAGACTTCTTATCCTTGAGTATCAAGGCCTCCTTTTTCTGACCTTCTAATTGATCTAGCTAGAGGTTAACGATTTTATTGCTCTTGAATCCAATGGTAATATAGGAAATTGGGGGAGCTAGAGTGATAGGAACAGGGAAATTGAGtagaaaaatttgaattttaatcaGACTTAGGTATTTTCTTCCTATATAGGCATATGAAGGGTGGGAGGGGGGCCGTATATGATTTCAAAGGGCCCTAACCTTCGATATGCTTTCTTTTTCAGTTACTTCATATGGCATTAGTCTGCAATCAGGCAtgttttgaatctttttttttcttttcttttatattcaaTTAACAGATGTTACATATGCCTTTTGGAGTATGAAGAGGGAGATAGAATGCGGATATCTGCTTGTAACCATGAATTCCACAGAACTTGTATAGACAAGTGGCTCAAGGAGGTTCACAGGTAGGATGGATGATTATTATTGCAATGTTTTTAAATTAACATTAAGGTAAATATGTGATTAAGGGTGTGCTAGATAAAATAGATGTGTCATTTCTTCCTCAGAAGTATAACATGGGTTGTAGTTACACTTCACATGTTAGGTTATCTTTAAGAACAGTGAAGTGAAACGGAAAGACCAACGGTCATATGAGGCTTGAAAGACTCATCAATATTCCCCtttgaaaattttggacaaaTGAATTTTTTGTGTTATATGGTGAAACAACAAATATAGAACTGCCAAAGGATGATGCTGGCATCAAGTATAGCTTGTTGGTCCAACAGCCTTTGGAATGGCATGCAAGTGCATGTTGGAGCAGGGAGATTGATAATATCTGTGAGATCATGGTAGATGGTTTTCCTGACTACCACATGGAAACCTCCAACCCCATTGATGGTTTTCCTGACTACCACACGAATTCTGCGACATATGGCTACTGAACTGAATTTGAATATGCGAAGTGATGGTTATTTCAAACTtcatatttgttgttttttttttctttgattcttcTGTGTTGGTTCGCGAAAGAAGGGATGTTTTACTATTTTTCACTCCTTCAACAGAGAGGACTTCAAGAGGACTGGAATAAGCACTTTAGTCACTGTGGGAGTCCGAGATATTCAGGGTGAGGGATTTCTTGATCAGTTTTCTGGGTTGGCTGACTCCGTATTTCTGGACCTACCGCAACCTTGGCTAGCCATTCCTTCAGCTTGAAACATGTTACAAGATGGAACTCTGTGTTCCTTCTCACCGTGCATCCGTATTTCTGGACCTATTGCAACCTTGGCTAGCCATTCCTTCAGCTTGAAACATGTTACGAGATGGAACTCTGTGTTCCTTCTCACCGTGCATCGAACAAGTGCAATGTTCATGTGAAACTCTTAGATCTGACTTTACAGGTAACATATTAGAAACAAGTTATCCTATCTTGTTCAagtagtttttcttttaaagcatCATGAGCTTTGCTTGTAATATGCACAGATATATGGACCTTTGAAATACTGCTCCGCATGTATGAAATCCGTGAATGGAAAATGGACCACTCGAAGGTCAACGATGGGAATTCCACTGCCTGCCCTCCACGCAAGAGGAGGCCGCCTTCAAGTGAAGCAAGTATGGGGGACAAAGCAATTTCTCCGACAGTCATGGCTTGGCCATCTGCTGAAACTCAAGGGTATACCGGATATTTGACATTCGCAAGGAAGtgtttcttgaaaaaaaaaataactctCAAGTTGCAATCAATTCAAACACTGAGTTTTCATCCTACTATTATGATTGATTCTTAGCTCACTCAAAGACACATTCATGAGTATTCACTTTACAGGTTTTCATCATATTTTTGGCCTGGTTTTAAATCACTGTTGTGAGTTTAACGTCGTCCAAGCTCAAGTCGGACCAGCCTACAGGTATCATAGTATCTTTTGATAATTAAATGATACATTAAACATCTTCCAACGTCTATCTAAATCCTTGATGGGAGACCCTTCTTTCTCCTGTAAATTGTGTCTCCTCTGTCACCCTTTATTCTGATTTttaccttctttttcttttgttttattattattttttacacttGCTACAGCAGGATATTGAAATCCCACCCTTCATCAGATTGTAATTTCAGGTATGATTTTCACTTTTACtaactttttcttttcacatCTTTTTTAGTTTTCATCTTTAGAACAAGTTCTCATCTCTGTTTTAGTTTTCAGATTTATgcttcttttttagttttttcagTGTGTTGTTGTTATTGGTTTTGGTGTTCAGCCTTATGAAACATTGCTTATATTTGTCTTTTTAAATCTTGTGATGTCCTCATCTTTTTGATAGTTTATTGCTtgttatgtgttttatttttttcgattGTTTGTTTCCCTCTGTATTTAAAGACATTTTCTTACAAATATTTCAGTCCTATTTATGAGATTTTATAGCCAAGATATGTTTCTAACACTATATAAGTATCTACCCTAAAACCCTACCTGATTAGCagaaaataaatggaaacattttcttgtttctttcccttttatTGTCTCCTGATTTTCCCTTTTTCAACAAGTAAAAACATTATATTTGTTGAGGGAATAAGAAAACACTAATTAAATCATActgagtttttaaatattttctgagaatgacattaaataatttcacaataaCGTTTTAATAAGTACCGTGTTAATGGGCTTAGCTTGCATCGGAACAGTTTTTTCTATTGTCCTGTTCTAGTTAATTTTCATTCTTATTCTAGCCAGGGATATCCCATCATATCCCGTTTCGGGACAAACGATTCCAAGAATATCCGCATCATATCTCATCCCTGTTCAGTTGTTTTGGTACTCGGTTCAAATTTTGTACGCGTTTGAACCGAGATACCTGTCGTACTTATTATTGTCAGGATATCCCTCGACTGGGGGATATCTTATTGAAGTATACTTCGATTTTGGTATATCCTATTTCAGGGAAATTTGAGTTTGGGGTCTATGAGTTTGGGGCTTGGGACTTAAAATTTATAGTTGGGCTGGCATTTTTGGGCTTTTGTTTTAGTGTTTGGGGCTGTAGACCGCTTAGTTTTTCGATTACTTGGTTATTGAGCTTAGGCTGTATCCCATCTACTGGAGTAGTTTTGGGCCTTCATTTAGTTAGTCAGATGGCCCTTTTATCATTATTTCGTTCTCTTGCTTTGGGTTTTATTCATATACATGTACGTACcgtttatttagttattttaatcTCCAGCCCGATATTTTTtcacaaaactaaaataaaattcaaaccgttttcaaaataaataatataaaaactctTTCTTCATTCGTCTTTCTCACGTTCGGTTCTCCCTTTGTTCTCTTCCCTTTTCCCCTTTTTtctactaattttctttttctctcttcctcCTTTATTGTCCTTTCTAACAAACCGCTGCCGCTGCCTCCACACACTTTCCAGCGTCTTACCTCCGATCAGGCCAGCTTCTTTCCCATCATTCGAAATTTAAATCCTCAAATATATCTATCCAATCCATTGCCCCCCATTTCTTCGGTGATTCTCTCTCACTCTCGGTCTCTTTTCAACGTTTTCCTGTCATTCTTTTTTAGCTTTGGGTATCCGCAGGCCAAAAAAACACATGCTATAGTAGGAAGAGAGTTTTCGTGAGAGAAACCCTAAGTTTTCTCTGGCAATTctggtttttgtgatttttgaaatttgttgCTTAAACGGAGACTCATTTGAGGtatcaatttcttttttagtttcaGCGCCATGTTTTTTTAGTTGTATTTCAGTGGGTTTTTCttagggtttttggttttcaGCTTTAGAAATCTCTGTTTCGTTCCGTCTTTCAGATCTATAAATGTCGGTCTTGTTcttcatttttgtttgtttatcgtATACTATATGTTGTTCttagggtttttggttttcaGATTCAAAGAATCACTGTTTCGTTCCGTTGAAATTATGGATCTGTGcggtattttttttttgtttatcatgttttttgtttttgagttttCTGTTTTTCAGCAGAAGATTGTTGGGGCTGGGGTTGTTGGGCTTAGCTTGAATTCAGTACAGATTTTTTTAAGTGTGCTGTTGCATTTGATTTTCGTTCTTATTCCGTTTTCGAATATCCCCCTCCTATTCCGACACAGTATAAGCTATTCTGTGGATATCCCCTTCATATCCCGTCCCGGTTCAGCTGTTTCAGTGTCCGGTTCAGCTGTTTCAGTGTCCGGTTCAGATTTTTTGTATGTATGGACCGGACAACCTGTCGATCTTATTCCAAGGAGGGATATCCTATTCATGTGTTATGCCGGTCTGGGGTATCCTATGCCAGAGATGTACGGTTCGAGGATATCTCATTTCAAGGATATCCCGGCGTtggattaggtttttttttttaaaagaaaagtaatAGGCTATTATTAAAATGCCAAAACACATGAAACCAACCGGACTAAAATAAAGACCCAAAAACGATACTGGTCCAAAGAAAACAAAGGCCTGGAAAAACtgatacaaaaaagaaaagaaaataatcaaaataaaaaagatatgtATCTAAAAAAGTGACAGACTCATGAAAAAAGAGCCCGTTGGTTTTTGGCTGACTTTACACATCCCGCTAGGTTTCCacaatttgaaaattaaatactCCTTTATTAGCCGTTTCTTTTAATCTATACCTATCCCGTTTATTGTCGTTTATCCCTGTCTTCAATCACCTACCCTTATTTATTATCTCTCTGCCTTCCATCTATCCCTTACCCCATATATTAGCCGTTCATCTCTCCCTCTCTGTCTGCTTgccattttgttttctttttctcccttcCTCCCTTTATTCTCCTTTCAGAACAGACTCTCATctcaaatttctcttttttttttcttggtttggGAGAACAAATCTCAAAAAAACACACCCTACAGTAGCAAGTTAGTTTCCGTGAGAGCGGACCCAAAGTTTTGTCTGTCGTTTCagtttattttgtgatttttgcaATCCCTTTCTTCATCTTAGACTGATTTTGAGGTATGATTCACATGAACTTTGTCATTTTTTTGTCATTgccttttctttctattttgtaGTTT encodes the following:
- the LOC121227518 gene encoding uncharacterized protein isoform X2: MELCVPSHRASNKCNVHVKLLDLTLQIYGPLKYCSACMKSVNGKWTTRRSTMGIPLPALHARGGRLQVKQVWGTKQFLRQSWLGHLLKLKGFHHIFGLVLNHCCEFNVVQAQVGPAYRILKSHPSSDCNFREFLSLNWPVWS
- the LOC121227518 gene encoding uncharacterized protein isoform X1 → MELCVPSHRASNKCNVHVKLLDLTLQIYGPLKYCSACMKSVNGKWTTRRSTMGIPLPALHARGGRLQVKQVWGTKQFLRQSWLGHLLKLKGFHHIFGLVLNHCCEFNVVQAQVGPAYSRILKSHPSSDCNFREFLSLNWPVWS